The following proteins are encoded in a genomic region of Oryzias latipes chromosome 17, ASM223467v1:
- the LOC101164095 gene encoding tissue factor: MASVETLLWVGVWMSAFSITTADDNSVPKAENVRWMSLDFTTVLTWTAKPSSYSFTVQYATDGDDWTESPDCIRISDTKCDLTEHLIPYDMNYIADIQTEHLEADYDVENLPHTYSPKFNPFSESNISAVEFSVTQLNETTVCVNITDPLTAIHQKNQQLSIRDILKKDLKYKISYYKSGNTRKRDFESPTSTAEISGLDPGQSYCFMVAAYIPSRAKANQNGALSLEQCTEGDGGILQELSVGAWVGVVFLIITVIIVLVTVIALCCRNPNRNKSLQSTQLSAPV; this comes from the exons ATGGCATCTGTGGAAACTCTGCTTTGGGTTGGAGTCTGGATGTCTGCTTTTAGCATCACCACTGCAG ATGACAACTCGGTTCCCAAAGCAGAAAATGTGAGGTGGATGTCTCTGGACTTTACAACAGTTCTCACCTGGACTGCAAAACCATCAAGCTACAGCTTCACTGTCCAGTACGCAAC AGATGGGGATGACTGGACTGAGAGTCCTGACTGCATCAGAATATCAGATACAAAATGTGATCTGACTGAACATCTCATACCTTATGACAT gaattACATCGCTGATATCCAGACGGAGCATCTGGAGGCCGACTACGACGTGGAAAATTTACCTCACACTTATTCCCCTAAATTTAACCCTTTCAGCGAAA GTAACATCAGTGCTGTGGAGTTCTCTGTGACGCAGCTGAATGAGACCACGGTCTGCGTGAACATCACAGATCCGCTGACAGCCATCCATCAGAAAAATCAGCAGCTCAGCATCAGAGACATTCTCAAAAAGGATCTCAAGTACAAGATCAGCTATTACAAGTCTGGAAACACCAGAAAG AGAGACTTCGAATCCCCCACCAGCACAGCAGAAATCTCAGGGCTGGATCCAGGCCAGAGTTACTGCTTCATGGTGGCAGCCTATATCCCATCCAGAGCCAAAGCCAATCAAAACGGAGCCTTGAGCTTGGAGCAGTGCACTGAGGGAGACGGCGGCATCCTGCAAG AACTGAGTGTTGGAGCCTGGGTTGGAGTGGTCTTCCTCATCATCACCGTCATCATCGTCCTTGTCACAGTGATCGCCCTGTGCTGCAGAAATCCCAACAGAAACAAATCTCTCCAGTCAACTCAGTTATCTGCACCTGTTTAG